From a single Aggregatilinea lenta genomic region:
- the ade gene encoding adenine deaminase, with the protein MERAERIAAARGETPADLILTNMRLVNVLSGEVYPTEIAIKDGVIVGVGDGYTGAETLDLGGRFVAPGLIDAHVHIESSLCTPPEFSRAVLAHGITTVITDPHEIANVHGLDGVQYMLDEARRTPLGIFVMASSCVPATHLETSGAALDAADLASLLDAPEVIGLAEMMNYPGVLAGDPGVLDKIDAFEGHPIDGHCPNVRGKDLNAYIAAGIQSDHECTTVEEAQEKLRKGLTIFIREATNARNLRPLLKLITPDNSRRICWCTDDRQPADLLDDGSIDYMIRVAIAEGTIDPITAIRMGTLNTAEYFGLRDRGAIAPGRRADLIVFSDLSAPHAELVVCGGQIVARDGELVVDFAPHSGAELSGELRIDWDTVDFTIPAQGERVRVIGSIVDQLVTQHCIEPATTLDGSAVADPARDILKMAVIERHTGQGGIGKGFIHGFGLKRGAIAGTVAHDHHNLVVIGVDDTSMMTAARAVAKMGGGLVAVDGENVLAMLPLPVGGLMCDAPVTDVRAALDALLDAARNTLGSGLHDPFMAMSFMALEVIPALKLTDLGLVDGDTFELVDLFV; encoded by the coding sequence ATGGAACGGGCAGAGCGGATCGCGGCGGCGCGTGGGGAAACGCCCGCCGATCTGATACTGACGAACATGCGGCTCGTCAACGTGTTAAGCGGTGAGGTTTATCCCACCGAGATTGCGATCAAAGACGGCGTGATCGTCGGGGTAGGCGACGGATATACTGGTGCGGAGACGCTCGATCTGGGCGGTCGCTTCGTCGCGCCGGGCCTCATCGACGCGCACGTGCACATCGAAAGCAGCCTGTGCACCCCCCCTGAATTCAGCCGCGCCGTGCTGGCCCACGGCATCACCACCGTCATCACCGATCCGCACGAGATCGCCAACGTGCACGGTCTGGACGGCGTCCAGTACATGCTGGACGAGGCGCGTCGCACGCCGCTGGGCATCTTCGTCATGGCGTCGAGCTGCGTCCCGGCGACCCACCTGGAAACCAGCGGGGCGGCTCTCGACGCGGCGGATCTGGCCTCGCTGCTTGATGCGCCAGAGGTGATCGGGCTGGCGGAAATGATGAACTATCCCGGCGTGCTGGCAGGCGATCCGGGCGTGCTGGACAAAATCGACGCGTTTGAGGGCCATCCCATCGACGGCCACTGCCCGAACGTGCGCGGGAAGGATCTCAATGCCTATATTGCAGCGGGCATCCAGAGCGATCACGAGTGCACCACGGTCGAGGAAGCGCAGGAGAAGCTGCGCAAGGGCCTGACGATCTTCATCCGTGAAGCCACCAACGCGCGCAACCTGCGCCCGCTGCTGAAGCTGATCACGCCCGATAACAGCCGCCGCATCTGCTGGTGCACCGACGACCGCCAGCCCGCCGACCTGCTCGACGATGGCTCGATCGACTATATGATCCGCGTGGCGATTGCCGAGGGCACGATCGATCCGATCACCGCGATCCGCATGGGCACGCTCAATACCGCCGAATACTTCGGCCTGCGCGACCGGGGCGCGATCGCGCCGGGCCGCCGCGCGGACCTGATCGTGTTCTCCGACCTGAGCGCGCCGCACGCCGAGTTGGTCGTCTGCGGCGGGCAGATCGTCGCGCGGGACGGTGAGCTGGTGGTGGACTTCGCCCCGCACAGCGGCGCGGAGCTGTCCGGCGAGCTGCGCATCGACTGGGACACGGTCGATTTCACCATCCCCGCGCAGGGCGAGCGCGTGCGCGTAATCGGCAGCATCGTCGATCAACTCGTGACGCAGCACTGCATCGAGCCGGCCACCACCCTGGACGGGAGCGCCGTCGCGGACCCGGCGCGCGACATCCTGAAGATGGCCGTCATCGAGCGGCACACCGGCCAGGGCGGCATAGGCAAGGGGTTCATCCACGGTTTTGGCCTCAAGCGCGGCGCGATCGCCGGGACCGTCGCGCACGATCATCACAATCTGGTCGTGATCGGCGTGGACGACACAAGCATGATGACGGCGGCGCGCGCCGTCGCCAAGATGGGCGGTGGGCTGGTAGCCGTGGACGGCGAGAACGTGCTGGCGATGCTGCCGCTGCCGGTCGGTGGGCTGATGTGCGACGCCCCGGTGACGGACGTCCGTGCGGCGCTGGATGCGCTGCTCGACGCCGCGCGCAACACGCTCGGTTCCGGCTTGCACGACCCGTTCATGGCGATGAGCTTCATGGCGCTTGAAGTGATCCCCGCGCTCAAGCTGACCGACCTGGGCCTCGTGGACGGCGACACATTCGAGCTGGTGGATCTGTTCGTGTAG